The Methanobrevibacter boviskoreani JH1 genome contains a region encoding:
- a CDS encoding class II glutamine amidotransferase, producing the protein MCGIAGIVYKDGKIHNVGEDMTKMLNALQHRGPDSAGFSLYGGLDLKENEYLLNIEFDKRSDELFNEVQDTINEVTPIISEKQLATMENNCLYQCKIALDEFNLLKPLIREIDSVDDNVVVINGEHSFRMVKDVGHVLDIAERYDVDDIKGTHAIGHTRFATESGVDLYHAHPFQTYILRDVTVVHNGQITNYWKVRDELERKGHIFETNNDTECLVHYIADKISNNYSLEEALEQSIVDMDGPFSYIVATPQGIGIAKDKLGLRPGVMAENDEIFAIASEEVSLQEVINIDQVEQIYPGETRVFEI; encoded by the coding sequence ATGTGTGGAATAGCTGGAATTGTTTACAAAGATGGTAAAATACATAATGTTGGAGAGGACATGACTAAAATGCTCAATGCCCTTCAACACAGAGGTCCTGATTCAGCAGGTTTTTCCCTTTATGGTGGTTTAGATTTAAAAGAGAATGAATATTTACTTAATATTGAATTTGATAAAAGAAGTGACGAACTATTTAATGAGGTTCAAGATACAATCAATGAAGTTACTCCAATTATATCTGAGAAACAATTAGCAACAATGGAGAATAATTGTTTATATCAATGTAAAATAGCTTTGGATGAGTTTAATTTATTGAAACCTCTTATCCGTGAAATCGATTCCGTTGATGATAATGTGGTTGTTATCAATGGGGAACATTCCTTTAGAATGGTAAAGGATGTTGGTCATGTACTTGATATAGCTGAAAGATATGATGTTGATGATATAAAAGGAACCCATGCTATTGGACATACAAGATTCGCTACTGAAAGTGGTGTGGATTTATACCACGCTCATCCATTCCAAACATATATCTTAAGGGATGTAACCGTTGTACATAATGGACAGATTACTAACTATTGGAAAGTTAGGGACGAGCTTGAAAGGAAAGGTCATATCTTTGAAACAAATAATGATACCGAGTGTTTGGTACATTATATTGCAGATAAAATATCCAATAACTATTCCCTGGAAGAGGCATTGGAACAGTCAATTGTTGATATGGACGGTCCATTCTCTTATATAGTTGCAACTCCTCAAGGTATTGGTATTGCAAAAGATAAACTAGGTTTAAGACCAGGTGTAATGGCTGAAAATGATGAAATATTTGCAATAGCTTCAGAGGAGGTATCCCTTCAAGAAGTCATTAATATTGATCAGGTTGAGCAAATTTATCCAGGTGAAACAAGAGTATTTGAGATTTAG
- a CDS encoding alpha/beta fold hydrolase gives MSKTEVNSININYEIKGEGYPVVLIHGLAEDLHYWKYISNYLKDYFKVVSIDLRGHGKSDSGEDTISIELFADDIYKLLEKLDINQANIIGYSLGGQVAIESVIKHPGLYNKLVLVSTFSQIEDEMKETFKRMYDSSAVDYELFFDTIIQYILPDDMLIQYRDRLNQSKKELKNSKDINFIHNTLYSCSIFNATDELEKIQNDTLILYGKDDQIIPKKATDRLSNNIKNSRVVEFENTKHNVLIKRNFDKAKVIIKDFLEE, from the coding sequence CTGGCTGAAGATCTGCATTACTGGAAATATATTTCTAACTATCTGAAAGACTATTTCAAGGTCGTTTCAATAGATTTAAGAGGCCATGGAAAAAGTGATTCCGGAGAGGACACAATCAGTATTGAATTATTTGCAGATGACATATACAAATTACTTGAAAAACTAGATATAAATCAAGCCAATATTATCGGATACTCCCTTGGGGGGCAGGTGGCAATTGAATCCGTAATCAAACATCCCGGTTTATATAACAAGCTTGTTCTGGTTTCAACATTTTCCCAGATAGAAGATGAGATGAAGGAAACATTTAAAAGGATGTATGATAGTTCCGCCGTTGACTATGAACTGTTCTTTGACACCATCATACAGTATATTCTTCCTGACGACATGTTAATCCAATATAGAGACAGATTAAACCAAAGCAAAAAGGAACTTAAAAACAGTAAGGACATAAATTTCATACATAACACCCTTTACAGCTGTTCCATATTCAATGCCACAGATGAATTAGAAAAGATTCAGAACGATACGTTAATATTATATGGAAAGGATGATCAGATTATTCCGAAAAAGGCAACCGATAGATTAAGCAACAATATCAAAAATTCAAGAGTAGTCGAGTTTGAGAACACAAAACACAACGTTTTAATTAAAAGGAATTTTGATAAGGCCAAGGTTATTATTAAGGATTTTCTAGAGGAATAA
- the pdxT gene encoding pyridoxal 5'-phosphate synthase glutaminase subunit PdxT — MLKIGILNLQGAVSEHYDMMRLAIEHLGIEACCENVRYAEDVESCDGVVISGGESTVIGKIIFERGIDKVIKENNIPVFGTCAGVVLLARKIDFKDQKTLEMMDIDVKRNAFGSQKNSFETEISILGEKFNGVFIRAPSIIGYDKTKKDIEVLSRLDNQVIAIKQGHNIACTFHPELTDNTLIHEYFIKEVEKCVE; from the coding sequence ATGTTAAAGATTGGAATTTTAAATCTTCAGGGTGCTGTTAGTGAACACTATGATATGATGAGGTTGGCTATTGAACATTTGGGTATTGAGGCTTGCTGTGAAAATGTCCGATATGCCGAAGACGTGGAATCATGTGACGGTGTAGTCATTTCCGGTGGTGAGAGTACTGTAATAGGTAAGATTATCTTTGAGAGAGGAATTGATAAGGTAATCAAAGAGAATAATATACCTGTTTTCGGTACCTGTGCCGGAGTGGTTTTATTGGCCCGTAAGATAGATTTTAAAGATCAGAAAACACTTGAGATGATGGATATAGATGTTAAGAGAAATGCTTTTGGCTCTCAAAAAAATTCTTTTGAAACGGAAATATCAATTTTAGGTGAAAAGTTTAATGGGGTCTTTATTAGAGCTCCGTCAATTATTGGTTATGATAAAACTAAGAAAGACATAGAGGTATTATCAAGATTAGACAATCAAGTAATTGCGATAAAACAAGGACATAATATTGCTTGTACCTTCCATCCAGAACTAACTGATAATACACTGATACACGAATACTTTATAAAGGAGGTGGAAAAATGTGTGGAATAG
- a CDS encoding DUF2115 domain-containing protein: MFDKLEELQEQNEISKNDILNIIKDEARHLTIYDEMTASSYLQDEGKYIQKSYRDEYLDVTIKYFLKRLHRIKNDNKDYPETVDKKRLRGSLKILKNQYLRQKEKLPESNKTPLMYGIISIYTTFILGESIHPLNTPFPADEKIILKDGTYYCPVKHNQSKNPDALCRLCIAKEMEDLPN, from the coding sequence ATGTTTGATAAACTGGAAGAACTTCAAGAACAGAATGAAATATCCAAGAACGATATTTTGAATATTATTAAAGACGAGGCAAGACACTTAACAATTTATGATGAGATGACCGCATCATCATACCTTCAGGATGAAGGCAAATACATTCAAAAGTCATACCGCGACGAGTATTTGGATGTCACCATCAAATACTTTCTAAAAAGGCTCCATAGAATAAAGAATGACAATAAAGATTATCCCGAAACCGTTGACAAAAAAAGACTTAGGGGCTCCCTTAAGATTCTAAAGAACCAATATCTACGACAGAAAGAGAAACTTCCGGAAAGCAATAAAACGCCCCTGATGTATGGAATAATATCAATCTACACCACATTTATTCTTGGGGAATCCATCCACCCATTGAATACCCCGTTTCCGGCAGACGAGAAGATCATACTTAAAGACGGCACATATTATTGTCCTGTAAAACACAACCAATCCAAAAATCCGGACGCTTTATGTAGATTATGCATTGCAAAAGAGATGGAGGATTTACCCAATTAG
- a CDS encoding GltB/FmdC/FwdC-like GXGXG domain-containing protein has protein sequence MAGEIEIDASSVTPRELNRKIRKYGKDYDKIIIKNPGAEHYIAAGFVGDNDIVIDGSAGYFAGTMVDKANIVIKGNAGWFVGDNMTSGEIIVEGSAGDGAGQGIYGGTVVVREGVGSRTGEIMKNGTIIIGGDSGFMTGIFMMGGRMIILGDLGADAAESIIRGEIYVLGEVTSLGKNAVIVDVTDDDKKELKSVLEHYDFKLSDDDYNKFTKIVSESSRPVYGN, from the coding sequence ATGGCAGGAGAAATAGAAATTGATGCATCATCAGTTACACCTCGTGAATTAAATAGAAAGATTCGAAAATATGGTAAGGATTACGATAAAATCATTATTAAAAACCCAGGGGCAGAACATTATATTGCGGCAGGATTTGTTGGAGATAATGACATTGTAATCGATGGATCCGCAGGTTATTTTGCAGGAACCATGGTGGATAAAGCAAACATCGTTATTAAGGGAAATGCCGGTTGGTTTGTTGGAGATAATATGACTAGCGGTGAAATCATAGTTGAAGGATCTGCAGGTGATGGTGCAGGACAAGGAATATATGGTGGAACCGTAGTCGTAAGAGAAGGAGTAGGTTCAAGAACTGGAGAAATCATGAAGAATGGTACAATCATCATTGGTGGAGATTCCGGATTCATGACCGGTATCTTCATGATGGGTGGTCGTATGATCATTCTAGGTGATTTAGGTGCAGATGCAGCTGAATCCATTATTCGTGGAGAGATCTACGTTCTTGGAGAAGTTACAAGCTTAGGTAAAAATGCAGTTATTGTAGATGTTACTGATGACGATAAAAAAGAATTGAAATCAGTTCTTGAACATTATGACTTCAAGCTAAGTGATGATGACTATAACAAATTTACAAAGATTGTATCTGAAAGTTCAAGACCGGTTTATGGTAATTAA
- a CDS encoding cyclic nucleotide-binding domain-containing protein, giving the protein MKTITKKEKKVLDQIRKFDEDYDGDIPQEVLQSELQIHEYQLYEILNSLKRKGIIEYDDNRVKLLDITEKINTVDSKQDVIDAEIDQIEEKSIELIKSIVHDGVVPKYVLEGNLLYGPLKLSDFRMYHVVISLTNKGIIKPVLRYGEQYYRLMLTEED; this is encoded by the coding sequence ATGAAAACGATTACCAAAAAAGAAAAAAAGGTCTTAGATCAGATTAGAAAATTTGATGAGGATTATGATGGAGATATTCCTCAGGAAGTTTTACAGAGTGAACTTCAAATCCACGAATATCAGTTATATGAAATATTGAACAGTCTTAAAAGAAAAGGTATAATTGAATATGATGATAACCGTGTAAAGCTTTTGGATATTACAGAAAAGATTAACACAGTAGATTCAAAACAGGATGTTATTGACGCGGAAATAGATCAAATTGAGGAAAAGTCTATTGAATTAATCAAGTCCATTGTACATGACGGCGTTGTACCTAAATACGTTCTTGAGGGCAATCTATTATATGGTCCGTTAAAGTTGTCTGACTTTAGAATGTATCATGTGGTGATATCCTTAACAAACAAGGGAATAATTAAACCTGTTCTCCGTTATGGGGAGCAATACTATCGTTTGATGTTAACAGAGGAGGATTGA
- a CDS encoding glutamate synthase-related protein, whose amino-acid sequence MPYKVKRSPVLCKRHFDRPGCCWYLCDDRDPKICHKCFSCVNNCPHDVYEVVGGEPYAVYPERCVGCRICMEMCPNKAIEIEAIPEDYRESWKYPDVMEIERKSQTGKYQIRSTGALRKIPTFDDLIITPAQVSRPPLDKYREPCGTDVVLGSRYAENPLKIDTPIMIGAMSFGALSKEAKMALAIGASLAGTATNTGEGGLLPEERELADKLIVQYASGRFGISADTLNKGDAIEIKIGQGAKSGMGGHLLGEKVTADVARIRNIPIGSDALSPARHMDIVGPEDLAMKIAQLREITDWKVPIMVKFASGKVASDVKIAAKGGADIIVVDGMQGGTGAGPDVIMEHSGIPTLASVVEADRALREINLREDVDLVIAGGIRSGPDVAKAMALGADAVYVATGALVSIGCRVCQQCQTGNCKKGIATQNLELRHRLNVKQAGIQVANYIKAMTNEACMLVQQAGNTHLSKLEKENLRSLSLEASALTGVPMAGNEFPH is encoded by the coding sequence ATGCCATATAAAGTAAAAAGAAGTCCAGTATTATGTAAAAGACATTTTGATAGACCAGGATGTTGCTGGTATTTATGTGATGATAGGGATCCTAAAATATGTCACAAATGTTTTTCATGTGTGAATAACTGTCCTCATGATGTTTATGAGGTAGTTGGTGGGGAACCATATGCGGTTTATCCTGAAAGATGTGTTGGATGCAGGATCTGTATGGAGATGTGTCCTAATAAGGCTATTGAAATTGAGGCTATTCCTGAAGATTACAGGGAATCCTGGAAATATCCTGATGTCATGGAAATTGAAAGGAAATCCCAAACAGGAAAGTATCAAATCAGAAGTACAGGTGCACTTAGAAAAATACCAACCTTTGACGATTTAATAATTACTCCAGCACAGGTATCAAGACCACCATTGGATAAATACAGGGAACCTTGTGGTACAGATGTTGTACTGGGAAGCAGATATGCCGAAAACCCATTAAAGATTGATACCCCTATTATGATAGGTGCAATGTCTTTCGGTGCACTTAGTAAAGAGGCAAAAATGGCATTGGCTATTGGTGCATCACTTGCAGGAACAGCTACCAATACTGGTGAAGGAGGATTGCTTCCTGAGGAACGTGAATTGGCTGATAAACTTATTGTCCAGTATGCATCAGGTAGATTCGGTATATCCGCCGACACATTAAACAAAGGTGATGCAATCGAGATTAAGATAGGTCAAGGTGCAAAATCTGGTATGGGTGGACACCTCCTAGGTGAGAAGGTAACCGCAGATGTTGCAAGAATCAGAAACATCCCAATAGGTTCAGATGCACTATCCCCTGCAAGACATATGGATATTGTAGGTCCTGAGGATCTAGCAATGAAGATCGCACAGCTTAGGGAAATTACAGATTGGAAAGTACCTATCATGGTTAAATTTGCATCTGGTAAAGTTGCAAGTGATGTAAAGATTGCAGCTAAAGGTGGAGCAGACATAATTGTGGTAGACGGTATGCAAGGTGGTACCGGTGCAGGTCCTGATGTAATTATGGAACATTCCGGTATACCAACATTGGCTTCTGTCGTTGAAGCTGATAGGGCATTAAGAGAAATCAACCTAAGGGAAGATGTTGATCTTGTCATTGCCGGCGGTATTAGAAGTGGTCCTGATGTAGCTAAAGCTATGGCTTTAGGTGCAGATGCAGTATATGTTGCAACTGGTGCCCTCGTATCCATTGGTTGTAGGGTTTGTCAACAATGTCAAACCGGTAACTGTAAGAAAGGTATTGCTACCCAAAACCTTGAATTGAGACATAGACTAAATGTTAAACAGGCAGGTATTCAGGTGGCAAATTATATTAAAGCTATGACAAATGAGGCTTGTATGTTGGTTCAACAGGCTGGAAACACTCATCTTTCAAAACTTGAGAAAGAGAATCTCAGGTCTTTATCCCTTGAAGCTTCAGCTTTAACTGGAGTTCCAATGGCTGGTAATGAATTCCCACATTAG